One window of Phalacrocorax carbo chromosome 1, bPhaCar2.1, whole genome shotgun sequence genomic DNA carries:
- the SPAM1 gene encoding hyaluronidase PH-20: METLTQIQNFGICITCMYPIASGMVFATLLVSCCSSLNVRARPLLSNSPFLSIWNAPTELCTERTGVQLDMKIFSFIGSTLKTSIGQNITLFYPDRLGYYPYKNEVTGEAFNGGLPQLSLLEIHLKKAKEDIQFYIPSDEQFGLAVIDWENWRPVWIRNWGSKDIYRQESIELVQQRDLSLSEAEARTIAKMEFEAAAKSIMLESLKLGIEMKPNRLWGYYLYPDCYNYDYKQNPHNYTGTCLDIEIERNNELNWLWEESTALYPSVYLETALRSSRNAQLFVRNRVQEAIRISYVSNSTHPLPVFVYTRPVFTDVYEEYLSQDDLVNTIGESAALGVSGIVIWGDMNLTQNKNTCRTLDNYLRRTLTPYLINVTMAARICSQVLCQDSGACARKKWNSNDYLHLNPENIVIQMTKDGKYTLQGQPASQDLQTFIEKFDCHCYAGHSCEPRVDINDIHYLHACISEDICIHISSNSFSNIEASEEKVLSNRTPFSFTSQSNVTLSTHPEIEDFQSTFGNNILSITMAEYSTVTAATGYDLEANETRIFSSSSSYKIRMFTLFCLILILRTLI, encoded by the exons ATGGAAACTCtaacacaaatacaaaattttgGTATCTGTATTACCTGTATGTATCCTATAGCATCTGGTATGGTATTTGCCACCCTTCTAGTCTCTTGCTGCTCATCTCTGAACGTAAGAGCTCGTCCACTTCTTTCTAATTcacctttcctttccatttgGAATGCTCCTACAGAACTTTGTACTGAAAGGACTGGAGTGCAGCTGGACatgaaaattttttctttcattggaAGCACACTGAAGACATCCATTGGGCAAAACATCACTCTCTTCTATCCAGACAGGCTTGGTTACTATCCTTACAAAAATGAAGTCACAGGAGAGGCATTCAATGGAGGGCTCCCACAACTCTCGCTGCTGgagatacatttaaaaaaagccaaagaggACATCCAGTTCTATATTCCTTCAGATGAACAGTTTGGATTGGCTGTCATTGACTGGGAAAACTGGCGACCCGTGTGGATAAGAAACTGGGGATCAAAAGACATTTATAGACAGGAATCCATTGAACTGGTTCAGCAGAGAGACCTCAGTCTATCAGAAGCCGAAGCCAGGACTATAGCTAAAATGGAATTTGAAGCTGCAGCAAAATCAATTATGTTGGAATCTTTAAAGCTGGGCATAGAAATGAAGCCAAATCGTCTGTGGGGATATTACCTTTATCCAGACTGTTATAACTATGattacaaacaaaacccacataaTTATACAGGAACCTGTTTAGATAttgaaatagaaagaaataatgagCTTAACTGGTTGTGGGAGGAAAGCACAGCACTTTATCCATCTGTCTATCTAGAGACAGCCTTAAGATCCTCCAGAAATGCCCAACTCTTTGTTCGCAACAGAGTTCAAGAAGCCATTAGAATTTCGTATGTCTCTAATTCTACTCATCCCCTTCCAGTTTTTGTATATACACGTCCAGTATTCACAGATGTCTATGAGGAATATCTCTCCCAG GATGACTTGGTAAACACCATTGGAGAATCTGCTGCACTGGGTGTTTCTGGAATTGTGATCTGGGGTGATATGAATTTAACACAAAATAAG AACACCTGTAGGACTCTGGACAACTACCTTAGGAGGACTTTGACCCCATACCTCATCAATGTCACGATGGCAGCCAGAATCTGTAGCCAAGTGTTATGCCAAGACTCTGGTGCTTGTGCACGGAAAAAATGGAATTCCAATGACTATCTTCACTTGAACCCTGAGAATATTGTCATTCAAATGACAAAGGATGGAAAATACACTCTGCAAGGGCAACCAGCATCTCAGGATCTGCAAACATTCATAGAAAAATTTGATTGCCACTGTTATGCAGGGCACAGTTGTGAACCTAGAGTCGATATAAATGACATCCATTACCTCCATGCTTGCATTTCAGAAGATATTTGTATTCACATATCCTCAAATTCATTTTCTAATATAGAAGCCTCTGAAGAAAAGGTCCTGTCTAACAGAACTCCATTTTCATTCACCTCTCAGAGTAACGTGACATTATCTACACATCCTGAAATAGAAGATTTTCAATCTACCTTTGGAAATAATATACTCAGTATAACAATGGCAGAATATAGCACTGTCACAGCTGCCACTGGATATGATTTAGAAGCAAATGAGACTCGTATTTTCAGCAGTTCTTCATCCTATAAGATAAGGATGTTTactctgttttgtttaattctAATTTTGAGAACCTTAATATAA